In Fusobacterium canifelinum, a genomic segment contains:
- the dprA gene encoding DNA-processing protein DprA: MKYNYFTIEDDIYPQCLKEISNPPLKLYYKGNLDLLKDERLIAVVGTRNPSSYGKLCCEYMVKKMTSANITIVSGFAKGIDSIAHKTSLLTGGKTIAVIASGLDIVYPASNLSLYREIEEKGLILSEYEAGVKPFKFNFPQRNRIIAGLSKGTIVVESKDRGGSLITADLALEFNRDVYAVPGDVFSEYSKGCNNLIRDSKAKSLSNINELLEDYSWKIEEKNDNNKYTQNQLLILNSLSSEKNLDNILIETKIEQTEILAELMTLEIMGLIKSIAGGRYKKIL, translated from the coding sequence ATGAAATACAATTATTTTACAATAGAAGATGATATTTATCCTCAATGTTTAAAAGAAATTTCTAATCCCCCTTTAAAATTATATTACAAAGGAAACTTAGATTTATTAAAAGATGAAAGACTAATTGCAGTTGTGGGGACAAGAAATCCAAGTTCTTATGGAAAATTATGTTGTGAATACATGGTAAAAAAGATGACTAGTGCTAACATAACAATAGTTAGTGGCTTTGCAAAAGGAATTGATAGTATAGCACATAAAACTTCACTTCTTACTGGAGGAAAAACAATAGCTGTTATTGCTTCAGGGCTTGATATAGTCTACCCAGCTTCTAATTTAAGTTTATATAGAGAAATAGAAGAAAAAGGTTTAATTTTAAGTGAGTATGAAGCCGGAGTTAAACCTTTTAAATTTAATTTTCCTCAAAGAAACAGAATCATTGCAGGGCTTTCAAAAGGAACAATAGTAGTTGAAAGTAAAGATAGAGGTGGTAGCCTAATTACTGCCGATTTAGCCTTGGAATTTAACAGAGATGTTTATGCTGTTCCAGGAGATGTTTTTTCTGAATATTCAAAAGGTTGCAATAATCTTATTAGAGATTCAAAAGCAAAATCTCTTTCAAACATTAATGAATTGCTAGAAGATTATTCTTGGAAAATAGAAGAAAAAAATGACAATAACAAATATACACAAAATCAATTACTTATTTTAAATAGCCTTTCATCTGAAAAAAATCTTGATAACATACTTATAGAAACAAAAATTGAACAAACTGAAATACTTGCAGAATTAATGACACTAGAAATAATGGGTCTTATAAAAAGTATAGCAGGTGGAAGATATAAAAAAATCTTGTAA
- a CDS encoding tetratricopeptide repeat protein — protein sequence MKKIVISLFLIISVAGLSEGERETGITAERNETETTASSGSPIDDGGETVENPEQQKTTAGFYEYRPQILIQLDEQMKSAGRGSVAQLNARYEQELNAYLEMYSYDSDRIFYLANEYMLLNNYHRANKIFLKDNKDIKNVFGAATTYRFMGQNENAIQKYTQAISMNPGFAESYLGRGLANRNLDNYDSAVNDLQTYISRTGAHDGYVALADVYFKMGKNKEAYSIASQGLAKYKDSRILRTLANNIYKNKID from the coding sequence ATGAAAAAAATAGTAATTAGTTTATTTTTAATAATATCAGTGGCTGGACTTTCAGAAGGTGAGAGAGAAACTGGAATAACTGCTGAAAGAAATGAAACAGAGACTACAGCTTCTAGTGGAAGTCCTATTGATGATGGAGGAGAAACTGTAGAAAACCCTGAACAACAAAAAACAACTGCTGGGTTTTATGAATATAGACCACAAATTTTAATACAGTTGGATGAACAAATGAAAAGTGCTGGACGTGGTTCAGTGGCACAATTAAATGCTAGATATGAACAAGAATTAAACGCTTATTTAGAAATGTACTCTTATGATAGTGACAGAATTTTTTATTTAGCTAATGAATATATGTTACTTAATAATTACCATAGAGCTAATAAAATTTTCTTAAAAGATAATAAAGATATTAAAAATGTCTTTGGAGCTGCTACTACATATAGATTTATGGGTCAAAATGAAAATGCCATACAAAAATACACACAGGCAATATCTATGAACCCAGGTTTTGCAGAATCTTATTTAGGTAGAGGTTTAGCAAATAGAAATTTAGATAATTATGACAGTGCTGTTAATGATTTACAAACATATATTTCTAGAACTGGTGCACATGATGGGTATGTTGCTTTAGCAGATGTATATTTTAAAATGGGAAAGAATAAAGAAGCATATAGTATAGCCAGCCAAGGTTTAGCTAAATATAAAGATTCTAGAATATTAAGAACTTTAGCTAATAATATATATAAAAATAAAATAGATTAA
- the xseA gene encoding exodeoxyribonuclease VII large subunit — MEKIYSVSEFNRMVKSYIDDIDDFQEFFIEGEISNITYYKSGHLYFSIKDSKSQIKCAAFNYKLKRIPEDLKEGDLIKLFGDVGFYEVRGEFQVLVRYIEKQNALGSLYAKLEKVKEKLAELGYFDEEHKKNLPRFPKNIGVVTALTGAALQDIIKTTRKRFNSINIYIYPAKVQGIGAEQEIIKGIETLNKIEEIDFIIAGRGGGSIEDLWAFNEEEVAMAFFNSKKPIISAVGHEIDFLLSDLTADKRAATPTQAIELSVPEKESLLEDLRAREIYITKLLKSYVDNMKRELLLRIENYHFKNFPNTVNNLREIIVEKEIHLKDAIERFIEQKRNIFENKIDKISVLNPINTLKRGYTVSQVKNKRIDVLDDIEINDEMITILKDGKVISIVKEKIYEKNSN, encoded by the coding sequence GTGGAAAAAATATATTCAGTATCAGAATTCAATAGAATGGTAAAAAGCTATATAGATGATATTGATGATTTTCAAGAGTTTTTTATTGAGGGAGAAATTTCAAATATAACCTACTATAAAAGTGGACATTTATATTTTTCAATAAAAGATAGCAAATCACAAATAAAATGTGCAGCTTTTAATTATAAATTAAAGAGAATTCCTGAAGATTTAAAAGAGGGAGATTTAATAAAATTATTTGGTGATGTAGGCTTCTATGAAGTTAGAGGGGAATTTCAAGTTTTAGTTAGATATATAGAAAAACAAAATGCTTTGGGTAGTCTGTATGCTAAACTTGAAAAGGTTAAAGAAAAACTAGCTGAACTTGGATATTTTGATGAAGAACATAAAAAAAATTTACCTAGATTTCCTAAAAATATCGGAGTTGTAACTGCTTTAACAGGAGCAGCTCTTCAAGACATTATCAAGACAACAAGAAAAAGATTTAATTCAATTAATATCTATATTTATCCTGCAAAAGTACAAGGTATTGGAGCAGAACAAGAAATTATAAAAGGTATAGAAACATTAAATAAAATTGAAGAAATAGATTTTATTATTGCAGGTAGAGGTGGAGGAAGTATAGAAGATTTATGGGCATTTAACGAAGAAGAAGTTGCAATGGCATTCTTTAATTCAAAGAAACCTATAATATCAGCAGTAGGACATGAAATAGATTTCTTGCTATCTGACTTGACAGCTGATAAAAGAGCGGCAACCCCTACTCAAGCAATAGAACTTTCTGTCCCAGAAAAAGAAAGTTTATTAGAGGATTTAAGAGCTAGAGAAATCTATATAACTAAACTATTAAAATCTTATGTTGATAATATGAAAAGAGAATTATTGTTAAGAATAGAAAATTATCACTTTAAAAATTTTCCAAATACAGTTAATAACTTAAGAGAAATTATAGTTGAAAAGGAAATACATTTAAAAGATGCAATAGAAAGATTTATAGAACAAAAAAGAAATATTTTTGAAAATAAAATAGATAAGATTTCAGTTTTAAATCCTATAAATACATTAAAAAGGGGTTATACTGTAAGTCAAGTAAAAAATAAAAGAATAGATGTTTTAGATGATATAGAAATCAATGATGAAATGATAACTATATTAAAAGATGGAAAAGTAATAAGTATAGTTAAGGAGAAGATTTATGAAAAAAATAGTAATTAG
- a CDS encoding DUF340 domain-containing protein: MSLASNLLILIITGILTLVGNFVGFKVSPMEAMPGVLILIIIAFIGILLSKIIPIKIPSVAYIVTLSTIVTIPGMPMAELISTYTAKVNFLALCTPILAYAGIYTGKNLDTLKKTGWKIFILALFVMLGTYLSSAIIAQIILKMLGQI; this comes from the coding sequence ATGTCATTAGCATCTAATTTATTAATACTTATTATAACTGGAATTTTAACTTTAGTTGGAAATTTTGTTGGTTTTAAAGTCAGTCCTATGGAAGCTATGCCAGGAGTTTTAATTTTAATTATAATTGCTTTTATTGGAATTTTATTATCTAAGATAATTCCTATAAAAATTCCAAGTGTTGCCTATATAGTTACTCTTTCAACTATAGTAACAATACCAGGAATGCCAATGGCAGAGCTAATTTCTACTTACACTGCAAAAGTTAATTTCTTAGCTTTATGTACTCCCATACTTGCTTATGCTGGAATATATACAGGAAAAAACTTAGATACTTTGAAGAAAACTGGATGGAAAATTTTTATTTTAGCTTTATTTGTAATGTTAGGAACATATTTGAGTTCTGCTATCATTGCACAAATAATCTTAAAAATGTTAGGACAAATATAA
- a CDS encoding DUF3100 domain-containing protein, whose translation MKNIKLHFIALCLVVISEYIGIVKFNLGKGIIALFPMLYAMIFGVLTKFFKIANEKDMEDAGSLVSVTLLLLMAKYGTTIGPSFPKLVSASPALILQEFGNIGTVLLGVPIALFLGLKRETIGATHSIAREPNVAIIADKYGLDSPEGEGVLGVYIVGTVFGTIFIGLLASFLAAYTPLHPYSLAMASGVGSASMMTASVGALSTLYPDMADTIAAFGASSNLLSGLDGVYMSIWIALPLTEYLYKKFGKEGK comes from the coding sequence ATGAAAAATATAAAACTACATTTTATTGCACTGTGTTTGGTTGTAATTTCAGAATATATAGGAATAGTAAAATTTAATCTTGGAAAAGGTATTATTGCTTTATTCCCAATGTTGTATGCAATGATTTTCGGAGTTCTTACTAAATTCTTTAAAATTGCAAATGAAAAAGATATGGAAGATGCTGGCTCATTAGTAAGTGTTACTTTACTTTTATTAATGGCAAAATATGGTACAACAATAGGACCTTCTTTTCCAAAATTGGTTTCTGCTAGTCCAGCTTTAATATTACAAGAGTTTGGAAATATAGGAACTGTACTTTTAGGAGTACCTATTGCATTATTTTTAGGCTTAAAAAGGGAAACAATAGGTGCTACTCACTCAATAGCAAGAGAGCCAAATGTAGCTATAATTGCTGATAAATATGGACTTGATTCGCCAGAAGGAGAAGGAGTTTTAGGAGTATATATTGTTGGAACTGTTTTTGGAACTATTTTTATAGGACTTCTTGCTTCATTTTTAGCTGCCTATACACCTCTTCATCCATATTCACTTGCCATGGCATCAGGTGTAGGTTCCGCCAGTATGATGACAGCTTCTGTCGGTGCTTTATCAACTCTATATCCAGATATGGCAGATACTATTGCTGCTTTTGGAGCTTCAAGTAATCTTTTGTCAGGACTTGATGGAGTATATATGTCTATTTGGATAGCGTTACCTTTAACAGAATATTTATACAAAAAATTTGGTAAGGAGGGGAAATAA
- a CDS encoding M20 metallopeptidase family protein: protein MNVLEEVKKIEQEIIQWRRDLHKIPELNLYLPKTTKYVEEKLKDMGIEYKTLVNGNAIVGLIKGNLEGKTIGLRADMDALPIEEETGLEFSSTHKGCMHACGHDGHTAMLLGAAKILSKNRDKFKGNVKLLFQPGEEYPGGALPMIEEGAMENPKVDAVIGLHEGVIDERVKKGKIAYKDGCMMASMDRFLIKVKGRGCHGAYPQMGVDPIVIASEIILSLQKISSREINTNEPIIVSVCRINGGFSQNIIPDMVELEGTVRATNNETRKFIANRIEEIVKGITSANRGTYEIEYDFKYPAVINDKDFNKFFLESARKIVGEENIFELPTPVMGGEDMAYFLEKAPGTFFFLSNPKVYPDGKIYSHHNPKFDVDENYFHIGTALFIQTVLDYLK from the coding sequence ATGAATGTATTAGAGGAAGTAAAAAAGATTGAACAAGAAATCATACAATGGAGAAGAGATTTACACAAGATCCCTGAATTAAACCTTTATCTTCCTAAAACCACAAAATATGTTGAAGAAAAATTAAAAGACATGGGGATTGAGTATAAGACATTAGTAAATGGTAATGCAATAGTAGGACTTATTAAAGGAAATTTAGAAGGAAAAACAATAGGACTTCGTGCTGATATGGATGCACTTCCAATTGAAGAAGAAACTGGACTTGAATTCTCCTCAACTCATAAAGGCTGTATGCATGCCTGTGGACATGACGGACATACTGCTATGTTACTAGGTGCTGCTAAGATTTTAAGTAAAAATAGAGATAAATTTAAAGGAAATGTGAAATTATTATTCCAACCAGGTGAAGAATATCCAGGTGGTGCCTTACCTATGATAGAAGAAGGTGCTATGGAAAATCCAAAAGTAGATGCTGTTATAGGTTTACATGAAGGTGTTATTGATGAAAGAGTAAAAAAAGGTAAAATAGCCTATAAAGATGGTTGTATGATGGCATCAATGGATAGATTTTTGATAAAAGTAAAAGGTAGAGGTTGTCATGGTGCCTACCCTCAAATGGGAGTTGACCCTATTGTTATTGCAAGTGAAATTATCCTTTCATTACAAAAAATTTCAAGTCGTGAGATAAATACAAACGAACCTATAATAGTTTCTGTTTGTAGAATAAATGGAGGTTTTTCACAAAATATTATTCCTGATATGGTTGAGTTAGAAGGAACTGTAAGAGCAACTAATAATGAAACTAGAAAATTTATAGCAAACAGAATAGAAGAAATTGTAAAAGGTATTACTTCTGCAAATAGAGGAACTTATGAAATAGAATATGATTTTAAATATCCTGCTGTTATAAATGATAAAGACTTTAATAAATTTTTCTTAGAGTCTGCTAGAAAAATTGTTGGAGAAGAAAACATTTTTGAACTACCTACACCTGTTATGGGTGGAGAAGATATGGCATATTTTCTAGAAAAAGCCCCTGGAACATTTTTCTTTTTAAGTAATCCAAAAGTTTATCCAGATGGAAAGATTTATTCTCACCATAATCCAAAATTTGATGTTGATGAAAATTATTTTCACATAGGGACAGCTTTATTTATTCAAACTGTATTAGACTATTTAAAATAA
- a CDS encoding alpha/beta fold hydrolase, whose protein sequence is MQFSFQEKGTGETIVLIHSYLWDSEMWREQIDLLSKKYHCLAIDLPSHGKENFDLKKGYSLNDLAKDIIDFIDEKGIKEFHYIGLSVGGMLAPYLYELKKDSMKSIIMMDSYSGEEGIEKHTLYFKLLDMIEEYKTIPQPMAVQIANMFFVKNNCNVENRNYFNFLNRLQNFNKTNINNIVTLGRAIFGRDNKLDVIPKISCPLYFIVGNEDEPRPPKESLEMSKLNKNSKYIIVENAGHISNIDNPKFINKLFTEIFKL, encoded by the coding sequence ATGCAATTTTCATTTCAAGAAAAAGGAACAGGAGAAACAATTGTTTTAATACATTCATATCTATGGGATAGTGAAATGTGGAGAGAGCAGATAGACTTATTAAGTAAAAAATATCATTGTCTTGCTATTGATTTACCAAGTCATGGAAAAGAAAATTTTGATTTAAAAAAAGGATATTCACTAAATGATTTAGCAAAAGATATTATTGATTTTATTGATGAAAAAGGTATTAAAGAATTTCATTATATTGGACTTTCTGTTGGAGGAATGTTAGCACCATATTTATATGAATTAAAAAAAGATAGTATGAAGTCAATAATTATGATGGATAGCTATTCAGGAGAGGAAGGAATAGAAAAACACACTTTATATTTTAAATTATTAGACATGATAGAAGAGTATAAAACTATACCTCAACCTATGGCAGTTCAAATAGCAAATATGTTTTTTGTTAAAAATAACTGTAATGTTGAAAATAGAAATTATTTTAACTTTTTAAATAGATTACAAAATTTTAACAAAACTAATATAAATAATATAGTGACTTTGGGTAGAGCTATATTTGGAAGAGATAATAAACTTGATGTTATACCAAAAATTAGTTGTCCTCTATATTTTATTGTTGGAAATGAAGACGAACCAAGACCACCAAAAGAAAGTTTAGAAATGAGTAAATTAAATAAAAATTCAAAATATATTATTGTAGAAAATGCAGGACATATTTCTAATATAGATAATCCTAAATTTATAAATAAATTATTTACAGAAATTTTTAAATTATAG